The genomic region CGTAGACCTTCTCGTCGGGGAAGTCCTTCGCCGCGTACGCCTCGACGGCGTCCACGGTGAACACCGCGACGCCGCCGTCCCGCCGGTCCACCTCGATCGTGGCGCCCTTGGCCAGGGCGCCGAGGTCGTAGAAGACCGCGGGGCCGTCGGCGTTGTCGACGTGGCCTGCGACGATGGCGGTGCCCTGTTCGCCGGGCGTGGTGCCGGCCTCGTACCAGCCGGCGAGGTTCCTCCGCGCGGCGGGCGGTACGTCGAGGCTGCCGGTCCTCGTCAGGCCCAGCCCGGTCAGGGGCGCGTTCACCCGGATCGCCGGGATGCGGATGCGGTCGGGCGGCGAGGGCGGCAGCGCGGGCACGGCGGGCCGCTCACCGGCCCGGCCGTCCTGCCCGTCCTGCCCGGCTCGGGCCTGCGCGGCGGAGGGCTGCGGCGGGGCGTGCGTCTCGGCGCCGTTGCGCAGCAGCCACGCCCCGGAGCACAGGGCGAACACCGTGACGGCCGCCATGGCGGCGTTGGCCGGGTTGCCGGACCTGGTGCCGTACCTGGGGAACCTGCGCATGGCCGACCCTTTCCTGATCCCCGACAGTCGTCCCGTTCTCGGCCCTCGACCCAGCAGACAGCAGACCCCGGGCTCCTGTCCTGGGACCGCCCCGTACCCCCCTCCGGGCCGCGAGGGGCGTCGGACCCGGAGGGGGAGGGGACATGCGGTACCGGCGACGGACAGCGGAGGGTGTCCGTCAGATCCCGTCGCCTCTCGCCCGGCGATGCAGGAGCCAGGTACCGCCCGCGGCGGCGACGGCGAGGGCCGCCACACCGGCCGCGGTCTGCACGGGATCGGGGCCCAGTGCGCCGCCGACCCCCGTCTTCACACTCCCTCTGGGATGGACCTGCTGGTGCCCGGCCGTCAACGTGACGACCAGGTCACCGGTGATCCGCCGACCGCTCCCGGTGCACGTCGCCGTGATCTCGTACGTCCCCGGCTGCGCGCTCGGCGGCACCCGGAACCGCCCGGTCGCGTCCTGCTCGTGCGGGCCCGGCGCGAGGCTGAGGGGACCGGCCCCGACCGCGCTGGCGTCACCCGTCGCCGTGCCGCCGTCGCCGCAGGCCGCCGTGCGCACCGTGACCTGTCCGCCCGGGACGACCGAGGACGGGTACACCTCCACGTCACCGGCGGACGCGCCGTACGCGGGGGCGGCGGCGAGGGCCGCGGCGGCGACGGCGAGCGCGGTGCCGGTCAGCGGCCGGGCGGTACGTCGCATCGGTGCTCCTTCGAGCTGTTCGTTCGTGCACCTGCCCTTCCGAGGTAACGGGCAGCGAGACGACCCCGCTTTCTGATGGAGCGTCAGAATTGGGGTGAATGGGTGTCAGGGGGAGGTGGGCGGGGTGGCGTTCGTCGGTGTTTGGGCAGGTCACGGGCTGTCGGCGGACCGGTCGCGGAAAAGCGCGGGGCGCGCGTGTGAACGGGTGACCCGGACGCCGCGCGCATCCGCCCTTGACCTCAAGAAAGGTTGAGGTATGAGGCTGTGCCGCATGAACACAGCCGTTACGAACGCACCCGTCCCCGACCCGCCCGCGACCGAGCCCCTCCGGGTGACCCTCGTCGTCGGCAGCAACCGTCACGGCCGCTTCGGCCCGGTCGTCGCCGGCTGGCTCCTCGACCACCTCCAAGGCCGGGACGACCTGGTCGCCGAGGTCGTGGACGTCGTCGACGTCGACCTGCCGACGTCCTTCGAGCCGACCCCCGAGGCGACCGCCGCGCTGTCCGGCGTCACCCCGAAGCTGGCCCGCGCGGACGCCTTCGTGGTCCTCACCCCCGAGTACAACCACTCCTTCCCGGCGGGCCTGAAGAACCTCGTCGACTGGCACTTCGGCGAGTGGCGGGCCAAGCCCGTCGCCCTCGTCTCCTACGGCGGACTGGCCGGCGGCCTGCGCGCCGTCGAGCACCTCCGGCAGGTCTTCGCCGAGCTGCACGCCGTGACGGTCCGCGACACCGTCTCCTTCCACAACGCCGGCGCGTCCTTCGACGACGCGGGCACCCTGCACGACCCGTCCGGCCCGGACGCGGCGGCCAAGGCCATGCTGGACCAACTGGTGTGGTGGGGCCTGGCGTTGCGCGAGGCCCGGGCGAAGCGGCCGTACGCGGGCTGAGCCCGCCCGCCCTCACCCCTGCCCGCCCCCTGTCACCCCCGCGCCCGCCAGTCACCGCCCGCGATCGGCCTCCCGCTGGTCCGGAGCCGGGCGGCGACGGCGGGCGCGGCGACGTACACCCAGGCCCGGACAACCGCTCCGTCCGCGTCGCGCACGACCTTCCGCTCGACGCGTTCGTACAGGCTGCGCGGGTCGCCCGGCACGTAGTCCTCCAGCCGGTCCAGCTCGGCGAGCAGCTCCGCGTACGTCTGAGGGTGTGCGGTCACCAGCTCCCCGCACACGACCCCGCCGCCCGGCTCCTCGACCGCGTAGGGATAGCCCGGCCCCTCGTACAGCACCGCGCCGGAGAGCCGTCCCGGTACCTCGGAGCGGGTGCGGCCGCGCAGGAAGAGGTCGTGGTTGACCTCGCCGGGGCGGAGGGTGCCGTAGACGAAGAAGGGGAGGGTCACAGGAACGATTCTCCACCCTCACACACCTCCACACCGGGCCTATGGACATGACATGTCCGGGCCGCCTTAACTCGCGGTCAACATCAACGCCGCACCCGGTCGACCCCACGCGACCGGGTGCGCCCGTATGAGGAGACCGATGAGTCGGATACGTCACGTCCGGGGGTCCCGTCTCGCCGTCGCGGGGGCGGCCGTCACCGGCACCGCCGCCCTGCTGGCCGCCGCGCTCTCGCCGAACGCCCTGGCGGAGGACCGGCCGACCCGGTCCGACGCGATCGACAGTGCCGAGACGGTCCTCGCCGACCGGGCCGCCGAACTGGGCCTCACCTCGGCCCAGGAGACCAAGGTCCGGGACGTGGTCGTCGACGAGGACGGCACCCGGCACGTCCGCTACGACCGCACGTACCACCGGCTCCCGGTCCTGGGCGGTGACTTCGTCCTCCATCTGCACCCGGACGGCAGCTACCGCGGCACGAGCCGGGCCACGAAGTCCGCGCTCTCCCTCAAGAGCGTCACCCCGAAGGTGAGCGCCCCGAAGGCCGCCGACCTCGCCGCGAGCCTGCTGCGCGCCGCGCACCTCGGCGAGACCCTGAAGAAGCTGACCGCCCGGCCGCGGCTGGTCGTCGACGCCCTGCACGGCGCCCCGAAGCTGGCCTGGCAGACCGACGCGGTGGCGCACGACGGGCTCGGCAACCCGGTCGGGCGCACGGTGCTGACCGACGCGACGACCGGCGACCGGATCGACGCCTGGGACACCCTGGAGTCGGCGTCGGGCGACGGCAAGTCCCTCTACGGCGGAACGGTTCCGCTGGAGACGACGAAGTCCGGGTCGTCGTACCAGCTGAAGGACGCGACGCGGGGCGGCACCTATACGGGCGACGCCGCGAACAAGACGGACCTGTGCCTGCTGACCGTGTGCCTGAACCGGGCCCCCGCGACCGTCTTCTCGGACGCCGACAACCACTGGGCCACGGGTCAGGCCTCCGACCGCGCGACGGTCGCGGTGGACGCCCAGTACGGCACGGACGTCACCTGGGACTACTTCAAGAACGCGCACGGGCGCAACGGCATCGCCGGCGACGGCAAGGGCTCGTTCAACCGCGTCCACTACGGCAAGGACTACAACAACGCCTTCTGGGACGACAACTGCTTCTGCATGACGTACGGCGACGGCGACGGCAAGCAGCTCGGACCGCTGGTGTCGCTGGACGTGGCCGGGCACGAGATGTCCCACGGCGTGACGTCGAAGACGGCGGCGCTGACGTACTCGGGCGAGTCCGGCGGCCTGAACGAGGCCACGTCGGACATCTTCGGCACGCTGGTGGAGTTCTACGCGGACAACGCGAAGGATCCGGGTGACTGGCTGATCGGCGAGAAGGTCGTGCGCTCCGGGCTCGGCCGGGAGGCCCTGCGCCGCATGGACAAGCCGTCGACGGACGGGAAGTCCGCCGACTGCTGGAGCGAGGGGCTGGCCGACCTCGACGTGCACTACTCCTCGGGCGTCGGCAACCACTTCGCGTACCTCCTCGCGGAGGGCAGCGGCGCGAAGACGATCAACGGCGTCGCCCACACCTCCCCGACCTGCGACGGCTCCGCGGTGAAGGGCATCGGCCGGGCCAAGCTGGGCAAGATCTGGTACCGCGCCCTGACGGTCTACATGACGTCCTCGACGGACTACGCGGGGGCCCGTACGGCGACCCTGAACGCGGCGAAGGACCTCTACGGCAGCGACAGCACGGAGCGGAAGGCCGTGGCGGCGGCCTGGAGCGCGGTCAACGTGGGCTGAGCCGCACCGGCACGGACAGGAAAGCCTAGGGCCGCACCGCCTCCAGTCGCACCGCGCACGCCTTGAACTCCGGCATCCGGGAGGTCGGGTCGAGCGCCGGGTTGGTGAGGGAGTTGGCGCGGCCCTCGCCCGGCCAGTGGAACGGCATGAAGACGGTGTCGGGGCGGATGGTGTTGGTGATCCTGGCGGGCGCCACGGCCCGGCCCCGCCGGGACACGACGGCCACCGGATCGCCCTCGGCCGCCCCGAGCCGGGCCGCGAGCCGCGGGTGCAACTCCACGAACGGCCCGGGCGCGGCGGCGTTCAGCTCCGCCACCCGCCGGGTCTGCGCCCCGGACTGGTACTGCGCCACGACCCGCCCCGTGGTGAGCAGCACCGGGTACTCGTCATCCGGTTCCTCGGCGATCGCCCGGTGCGAGACGGGGACGAAGCGGGCGCGTCCGTCGGGGGTGGCGAAACGGTCGAGGAAGAGGCGCGGGGTGCCGGGGTGGGCAGGGTCCGCCGTGTCCCCGGTGGCGGCCGGCGTGTCTCCCGTGGCGGCCGGCCTGTCGTCGGTGGAGGCCGGGCGGCCCGGCGCGCTCCCTTGCGCCCCGGGGCCGCCCGCCCCGTCCTCGGCCCCCGTCAGGCCCTCCGGCTCCACCGCCGGGCACGGCCAGAACACCCCGTTCTCCTCGACCAGCCTGCGATACGTGATCCCCGAGTAGTCCGCGGGGCCGCCCGCGCTCGCTCGGCGGAGTTCCTCGAAGATCTCCTCCGGGTCGGTCGGGAAGCCCTTCTCCACGCCCAGGCGGGCGGCCAGTTCGTGGAGGACCTCCAGGTCGCTGCGGACGCCGTCGGGCGGGGTGATGGCCTGGCGGCGGAGCAGGACCCTGCCCTCCAGGTTGGTCGTCGTGCCCGTCTCCTCGGCCCACTGGGTGACCGGCAGGACCACGTCCGCGAGCGCTGCCGTCTCCGACAGGACCACGTCACAGACGGCCAGGAAGTCCAGGGACTTGATGCGCTCCTCGATGTGCGCGGCACGCGGCGCCGACACCACCGGGTTGGACGCCATCAGCAGCAGCGACCTGACGTCCGTGCCCAGCGCGTCCAGCAGCTCGTACGCACTGCGCCCCGGGCCGGGCAGCGAGTCGGGGTCCACGCCCCACACCTCGGCGACATGCCGCCGCGCCGCCGGGTCGTCCAGCTTGCGGTAGCCCGGCAGCTGGTCGGCCTTCTGCCCGTGTTCGCGGCCGCCCTGCCCGTTGCCCTGCCCGGTCAGGCAGCCGTACCCGGACAGCGGGCGGCCCGCCCGGCCGGTCGCCAGGCACAGGTTGATCCACGCGCCCACCGTGTCGGTGCCCTTGGACTGCTGCTCGGGCCCGCGCGCGGTGAGCACCATCGCCGACTCGGGCTCGCAGAACATCCGTACCGTCTCCCGCAGTTCGGGAACGGACACCCCCGTGATCCGCTCCACGTACTCCGGCCAGTGCGCCATCGCCGCGGCCCTGGCGTCCTCCCAGCCCACGGTCCGCTCCTGGACGTACTCCTCGTCCACTCGTCCCTCGGCGATCACCAGGTGCAGCAGACCCAGGGCGAGCGCCAGGTCAGTGCCCGGCCGGGGCGCCAGGTGCAGGTCCGCCTGCTCGGCGGTCCTGGTGCGGCGCGGGTCGATGACGATCAGCGTGCCGCCGTTCTCCTTCAGCTCGGTGAGGAAACGCAGGGACGGCGGCATGGTCTCCGCGAGGTTCGAGCCGACGAGGATCACGCAGCCCGTCCTGGGGATGTCCTCCAGTGGGAAGGGCAGCCCTCGGTCGAGGCCGAACGCCTTGATACCGGCCGCCGCGGCCGACGACATGCAGAAGCGGCCGTTGTAGTCGATCTGGGACGTGCCGAGCACGACCCGCGCGAACTTGCCGAGCGTGTACGCCTTCTCGTTCGTCAGGCCGCCCCCGCCGAACACGCCGACCCCGTCCGGCCCGTACTCCGCGCGCGTCCGGCGCAGCCCCTCGGCGATCCGGTCCAGCGCCTCGTCCCAGGAGGCCGGCACCAGAGCGCCCTGCTCGCGCACCAACGGCGAGGTCAGGCGCACGTTCGAGGCCAGCACGGCCGGCGCCGTACGGCCCTTGCCGCACAGTGCCCCCCGGTTCACCGGGAAGTCCGTACGCTCGCTCACCTCGACGGTCCCGTCGGGCGCGGGCGTCAGGTTCATCCCGCACTGCAAGGCGCAGTACGGGCAGTGCGTGGGCGTGGCGGTGGTCTGCATACCGTTCAGCCTGCTTCCACCGTGTTACGCCCGGGACGGTTCCCTGTTACGCGGCAGGGACGGCAACCTCCCCGCCACCGCCCCACCGGCGTGAGGCACACGCCTGCCCACCTTCAGGTCGCCGCCGACCGGCACGGACGTTGCCTGTGCGACCAAAAACGTCACATGTGGCTCATTGCTCTCCTTTCTTGGCTGATCCGACCTAGTTGAGTGTTGAAGCAGCCGCACTACGCTCTCGCTACGCGCAGCGCTCGCACGACTCCGTACGGCGTTCGACACCCGGGCATGCCCGCCGCTCACGGCAGCATCCACCTGCGGCTCCGCCGCGTGTGGCCATCCGACACTCGAAACAGCCAGGAGGCCAACCGACCATGCCTCTGCGCCATCTGACCCCCCGTGACCGGCAGCTGTTCCGGCAGTACGGCCGGGGCCCCACCGTCCCCGTCCCCGACCCCCTCCTGCACCACGCCGTCGCCCGGCACGCCGCGGCCACCCCGCACGCCGTGGCCGCCGAGCACCAGGGCGCGCACCTCACCTACGGCGAGCTGGACCGGTACGCCGACGCCCTCGCCGCCCGCCTCGTCCGCGAGGGCGTACGCCCCGGCGACCACGTCGGCCTGTTCGTCCGCCGCTCGATCCCGATGCTCGTCGGCCTGCTCGGCATCCTGAAGGCCGGCGCCGCCTACGTCCCGCAGGACATCGGCCTCGCGCCCCCGGCCCAGCTCACCCACGTCATCCGCACCGCCCGCACCCGGGTCGTCCTCACCGTCGCCGAACACGCCCACCGGGTACCGCTGCCGGACGGCCACCTGCTGCTCGCGCTCGACGAGCCGCTGCCGTACGCCCCGGCCCCGCGCCCGCGCGTCACCGGCGAGGACGGCGCTTACGTCCTGTTCACCTCCGGCACCACCGGCCGCCCCAACGGCGTGAAGGTCACCCACCGCAACGTCGCCAACCTCCTGCTCACCGAGCCGGGCGGCCTCGGCATCCGCCCCGGCGACCGGGTCGCCCAGCTCCTCAACATCGCCTTCGACATGGCGGCCTGGGAGATCCTCGGCTGCCTCACCCACGGCGGCACCCTCGTCATCCGCGGCAAGGACATCGCCGCGGCGGCCCGCACCGCCGACGTGCTGATCGCCACCCCGACCGTGCTGTCGGGCCTCGACCCCGCCGGCTGCCCGCGCGTGCGCACGGTCGCCGTGGCGGGGGAGCCCTGCCCGCGCCCGCTGGCCGACCGCTGGGCCCGGCGGGCCGTCTTCCACAACTGCTGCGGCCCGACGGAGACCACGATCGTCAACACGATGAGCCGCCACGACCCGGCCGCCCCGCTGCTCACCATCGGCCGCCCCACCCCCAACAACACGGTCTACGTCCTCGACGCCGACCGGCGCCCGGTGCCCGTCGGCGAGCCCGGCGAGATGTGGGCGGGCGGCGACTGCGTCTCCGCCGGCTACCTCGGCGACGACGCCCTCAACGCCGAGCGCTACGCCCCCGACCCCTTCCTCGGCGGCGACCGCCGCATGTTCCGCACCCGGGACCTCGGCCGCTGGACCCCCGGCGGCGAGCTGGAGCACCTCGGTCGCACCGACGACCAGGTCAAGGTGCGCGGCTTCCGCGTCGAGCTGGACTCCGTCTCCGCCGTCCTGGAGACGGCCGCCGGCTGCACCCGCGCCGTCACCCTGAAGCGCGACGCCCGCACCCTGGTGTCCTTCGTCTGCCCCGCCGACATCGACCCCGACACGGCCCGCCGCGCGGTCGCGGAGGCCCTGCCGTACTACTGCGTCCCCGAGCAGGTCCTGCCCCTGGCGTTCCTCCCCGAGACCGACCGCGGCAAGGTCGACAAACAGGCCCTGCTGAGCATGCTCGAACAGCGCCTGGCGGTGGCCCGATGACCACGTCCCCGGCCCGGACGCGCCAGGACACGGGCGAGCTCCCGCCGCTCCTGCCCGCCCCCCGCCGCCTGCTCAAGCACCCCCGCCTGATGCACTACAACCGCCTCGCGGCCCTGGTCCTCCTGGCCAACGCGGCGTTCCTGTGGGCCGCGCGGCCCCTGGCCACGCCCACCCTCGGGCACGCCGCCCTCGCCAACCTCGCCCTCGCCGTCCTCGTGCGCCAGCAGTACGTCATCAACCTCTTGTTCCGGCTGGCGACTTCGGCCCCGGTGAGCTGGCCGCTGAAGGTCCGCTGGACGCTCGGCAAGGTGTACCACTTCGGCGGGCTGCACGTGGGCGGGGCGCTGGCCGGGGCGGCCTGGTTCCTGGCCCTGACGGTCGCGGTGACCCGCGCCGGAACGGACCTGCCGCTGATCACGGTGAGCTGGACCCTGGTGGCCCTGCTCGCCCTGATCGTCGCCACCGCGCTGCCGCCCTTCCGCTCCCGCCACCACGACCGGTTCGAGAAGATCCACCGCTTCGGCGGCTGGAGCGCCCTCACGCTGTTCTGGACCCACACCCTGCTGTCCGGCCAGGGACCGGTGCCGCTCGCGGTCCTCGCCGTCGTCACCTTCAGCGTGGCCCTGCCCTGGCTGCGGCTGCGCAAGGTGGACGTCCGCGTCGAACGTCCGTCGCCGCACGTCGCGCTGGCCCGCTTCGACTACGGCGAGACCCCCTTCGCCGGCTCCTCCACCGCGATCAGCCGCAGCCCGCTGACGGAGTGGCACTCCTTCGCCAACGTGCCCGCCCCCGGCCGCTCCGGCTTCCGGCTCACCATCTCCCGCGCCGGTGACTGGACCGGCTCCTTCATCGACGACCTGCCCTCGCGGGTGTGGGTGAAGGGCATCACCACGGCCGGAGTCGCCAACATCGAGGTCCTGTTCAGAAAAGTGGTCTACGTCGCGACCGGCAGCGGCATCGGCCCCTGCCTGCCCCACCTGCTCGCCGCGGAGGTCCCCTCGCGCCTGGTCTGGGCGACCCGCGACCCCCGCGCCACCTACGGCGACGCCCTCGTCGACGAGATCCTCGCCGTCCAGCCGCACGCCCTGGTCTGGGACACCTCCCGGCACGGCAAGCCCGACATGGTGCGCCTCGCCCACGCCGCGTACCGCGACTTCGGTGCGGAGGCGGTCATCTGCATCTCCAACAAGCGGCTGACCTGGCAGGTGGTGCACGGTCTGGAACGGCGCGGCGTTCCGGCGTACGGCGCGATCTGGGATTCCTAACCCAACGTCCAGGGAGCCAGGATGAACCACCTGAAAGTCGAACGGGACGGCCGCGTGGTGACCGTCCGCCTGCACCGCCCGCACGCCCTGAACGCGCTCAGCTCCGAGCTGCTCGCCGAACTCCTCGGCCTCCTCGGCCCGTTGGACCAGGACCCGGAGGTGGGCTGCTTCGTCGTCACCGGCTCGGAGAAGGTCTTCGCGGCCGGTGCGGACATCCGGGAGATGGCCGGCAGGTCGGCCGTCGACATGATGTCCGAGGACTACTTCGCGGCCTGGGAGGACTTCGCGGACCTGCGCACCCCGAAGATCGCCGCCGTGGCCGGCTACGCGCTCGGCGGCGGCTGTGAGCTGGCCATGATGTGCGATCTGGTCGTCGCGGGCGAGTCGGCCCTCTTCGGCCAGCCGGAGATCAAGCTGGGCGTGATACCCGGCATCGGCGGAACCCAGCGGCTGACCCGTCTGGTGGGCCGGGCCAAGGCGCTGGACCTGGTGCTCACCGGCCGCACGATGGACGCCCGGGAGGCCGAGCGCTGCGGCTTGGTCTCCCGCGTGGTCCCCGACGACCGGGTCCTCGCCGAGGCACTGGAAGCGGCGGCGGCCATCGCCTCGTACGGCCGTACGGCGGTCCGGGCGGCCCGCGAATGCGTCGACCGGGCCCTGGAGTCGGGCCTGCGGGACGGCCTCCGCTTCGAACGGCGGGTGTTCCACGCCCTGTTCGCCACCGAGGACCAGAAGGAGGGGATGACGGCGTTCCTGGAGAAGCGCCCCCCGCGCTTCCACGGACGCTGACGGTCACAGGACAGCCGGGGGCGGGACGCCCGCAGCGCGCCGGCCGCGCTCCCGCCCCCGGCCACGTTTTCCTTTCCCCCAGTTCGCGTCATCCGAGCGGCTGTTCGGCCGTGGTCAAGGCCCGCTCCACCCCTGGCTCCCGGGGGCCGAGGAACCGGGGGTCCGGCCGGAACACCGCGTCCAGAGCGGCCTTCCCGGCGGCGAGGATCTCCCGGGCGCCCCCGTAGTACCAGGTCGCGTCATGCACGGCGTCCACGCCCACCCCGTACGACTCGACACCCGCCGCCTCACACAGCGCCACCGCCCGCCGGATGTGGAAGCCCTGGCTGATCAACACGGCCTCGTCCACGCCGAAGATCTTCTTCGCGCGCACGCAGGAGTCCCAGGTGTCGAACCCCGCGTAGTCGCTGACGATCCGCCCGTCGGGCACCCCGTGCCGCGTCAGGTACACCCGCATCGCGTCCGGCTCGTCGTAGTCCTCGCGACTGTTGTCCCCGGTGACGAGCACCACCTCGACCCGCCCCTCGCGGTACAGCCCGGCCGCCGCGTCCAGCCGGTGCGCGAGGTACGGCGACGGCTCCCCGTCCCACAGCCCGGCACCGAACACCACGGCCACATCGGTCCGCGGCACGTCCGCCGCCGTCCGCAGCCGGTCACCCGCGACCACGTACATCCAGGTCGCCGGCAGCAACGCGAGCACGCACCCGGCCATCACGGCCTGCACCAGCCGCCGCTGCCCCCGCCGGGTACGCGGCAGCCGCGGTCTGCGGAACGTCACACGACGCATCGGACGGTCCCTCCCCAGGTCGGCCCCTCGACAGTCAGGGACGTCCTCCCGGGCCGCCCGGTTCATCCGGATACGCGTGACCAGCTTCACTCGTTACACGGAAACCCCAGGTCAAGCCGCCTCACACCGAACCTGTCCCACATCGTGAACCGCTGGAAAACACCCGTGACGCCCACGCAACGGGAAGGCAACGTGCGGCGGCGACCATCGGTGACATGCCCAGCCAGCTCAGCCTCGTCCCGCCGCCCGCCACGCGCCGCCCGGCCCCGCCCGCTCTCGTGGTCGTGGCGCACGGCAGCCGCGACCCCCGTGCGCTGAGCACCGTCCGCGCGCTCCTGGACCGCGTCCGCGCGCTCCGCCCCGACGTGCCGGTGCACCTCGGGCACATCGAACTGAACGCCCCCCTGCTCCCCGACACGCTCGCCGCCCTGGGAGACACGGAGGCGGTCCTGGTCCCCCTCCTCCTCAGCCGCGGCTACCACGTCAAGCAGGACATCCCGGAGATGGCCGCGGCCGCCGGGGCCCGCACCCACCTGGCGGCCCCCCTGGGCCCGCACCCCCTCCTGGTGGACGCCCTCCAGGCCCGCCTGACCGAGGCCGGCTGGCCCACGCACATGGACGAGGCGACCCGCCGCACCAGCGCCGTGATCCTCGCCGCCGCCGGCTCCCGCGACCCGGACGCCAAGACGGACACCGGCCGCACGGCCCACCTGCTCGCCGCTCGCCTGGGCGTCCCCGTCATCCCCGCCTACGCCTCCGCGGCGACCCCGACGGTCCAGACGGCCGTGCGCACCCTGATCGCGCGGGGCCGCCACCGCATCGCCCTGGCCTCCTACTTCACGGCCCCCGGACGCTTCGCCACGGAGTGCGCCCAAGCGGCCCCCTGGATCGCAGCGGCCCCCCTCGGCACCCACCCGTCGATGGCCCGGCTCCTCCTGCACCGCTACGACGAGGCCCTGGCAACCCGGGCTTTCGAGGAACCAGCACTGGCATCGGCCTGAAGGTGGCGCGGGGCTGTATTCGATATGCGGCTCCGCCGCGTGGGCGCGACAAGCCACACTCAACCCGCACCCGCCACACACCCGCACCCGGCAAACGCTCAGGCACACAGCACACCCGGGCCCGTACTGTCGACACATGGCAGGCACCTCACAAACCCCCCCGGCCTACGACCCGACGTCGGTCGACCGCTGGGCCCCGGAACCAGACAAGCGCCCCGGCCGCACCGCCTTCCAGCGCGACCGGGCCCGAGTCCTGCACAGCGCCGCCCTGAGAAGACTCGCCGGCAAAACCCAAGTGGTGACGCCCGGCACCATGGGCCCGGCCTGGGACGCCAGCCCCCGCACCCGCCTCACCCACTCCCTCGAATGCGCCCAGGTCGGCCGCGAGCTGGGCGCGGCCCTCGGCTGTGACCCGGACCTCGTGGAAGCCGCCTGCCTCTCCCACGACCTCGGCCACCCCCCCTTCGGCCACAACGGCGAACAGGCCCTCAACGAGTTCGCGGCGGACTGCGGCGGCTTCGAGGGCAACGCCCAGTCCCTCAGGCTCCTCACCCGCATCGAGCCCAAACGGTTCACCCCCGAAGGCTCCGTCGGCCTCAACCTCACCCGCGCCGCCCTCGACGCCGCCACCAAGTACCCCTGGCCCCGTGGCGCCCACCCCACCGACCCGGCGTCCCGCAAGTTCGGTGTCTACGAGGACGACCGCCCGGTCTTCGACTGGGTCCGCAAGGACGCCCCCGGCACCCGCATCTGCTTCGAGGCGCAGGTCATGGACTGGTCCGACGACGTGGCCTACTCGGTGCACGACGTGGAGGACGGCCTGCACGCCGGCCACATCGACCCGAACTGCCTGCACGCGGAACCCGAACGGCAGGACGTCTTCCAGGTCGCCCGGGACCGGTACGTACCGGCGGACACCGACCCCGCCGAACTCGCCGAGGCCCTGGACCGGCTCCTCGCCCAGGAGTGGTGGCCGCACGGCTACGACGGCACCGCCGTCGCCCAGGCCCGGCTGAAGGATGCCACCAGCCAGCTCATCGGCCGCTTCTGCCTGGCCGCCGAGACCGCGACCCGCACCGCGTACGGCACCGGACGGCTCACCCGGTACGCCGCCGAACTCGTCGTCCCGCGCGGGACCCGGATGGAGTGCGCCGTCCTCAAGGCCGTCGCCGACCTCTACGTCATGCAGCGCGCCGAGCAGGAACGCCTGCGCGCCGACCAGCGCGTCGTCGTCGCCGAACTGGCCGAGGCGCTCACCGCCCGCGCCCCGGACGGCCTGGACCCGCAGTTCCGCGCGCTGTTCGACCGGGCGCCGGACGACCGGGCC from Streptomyces chartreusis NRRL 3882 harbors:
- a CDS encoding amino acid adenylation domain-containing protein, yielding MPLRHLTPRDRQLFRQYGRGPTVPVPDPLLHHAVARHAAATPHAVAAEHQGAHLTYGELDRYADALAARLVREGVRPGDHVGLFVRRSIPMLVGLLGILKAGAAYVPQDIGLAPPAQLTHVIRTARTRVVLTVAEHAHRVPLPDGHLLLALDEPLPYAPAPRPRVTGEDGAYVLFTSGTTGRPNGVKVTHRNVANLLLTEPGGLGIRPGDRVAQLLNIAFDMAAWEILGCLTHGGTLVIRGKDIAAAARTADVLIATPTVLSGLDPAGCPRVRTVAVAGEPCPRPLADRWARRAVFHNCCGPTETTIVNTMSRHDPAAPLLTIGRPTPNNTVYVLDADRRPVPVGEPGEMWAGGDCVSAGYLGDDALNAERYAPDPFLGGDRRMFRTRDLGRWTPGGELEHLGRTDDQVKVRGFRVELDSVSAVLETAAGCTRAVTLKRDARTLVSFVCPADIDPDTARRAVAEALPYYCVPEQVLPLAFLPETDRGKVDKQALLSMLEQRLAVAR
- a CDS encoding sirohydrochlorin chelatase: MPSQLSLVPPPATRRPAPPALVVVAHGSRDPRALSTVRALLDRVRALRPDVPVHLGHIELNAPLLPDTLAALGDTEAVLVPLLLSRGYHVKQDIPEMAAAAGARTHLAAPLGPHPLLVDALQARLTEAGWPTHMDEATRRTSAVILAAAGSRDPDAKTDTGRTAHLLAARLGVPVIPAYASAATPTVQTAVRTLIARGRHRIALASYFTAPGRFATECAQAAPWIAAAPLGTHPSMARLLLHRYDEALATRAFEEPALASA
- a CDS encoding deoxyguanosinetriphosphate triphosphohydrolase; this encodes MAGTSQTPPAYDPTSVDRWAPEPDKRPGRTAFQRDRARVLHSAALRRLAGKTQVVTPGTMGPAWDASPRTRLTHSLECAQVGRELGAALGCDPDLVEAACLSHDLGHPPFGHNGEQALNEFAADCGGFEGNAQSLRLLTRIEPKRFTPEGSVGLNLTRAALDAATKYPWPRGAHPTDPASRKFGVYEDDRPVFDWVRKDAPGTRICFEAQVMDWSDDVAYSVHDVEDGLHAGHIDPNCLHAEPERQDVFQVARDRYVPADTDPAELAEALDRLLAQEWWPHGYDGTAVAQARLKDATSQLIGRFCLAAETATRTAYGTGRLTRYAAELVVPRGTRMECAVLKAVADLYVMQRAEQERLRADQRVVVAELAEALTARAPDGLDPQFRALFDRAPDDRARKRVIVDQIASLTDTSARSLHARLTGHA
- a CDS encoding membrane protein, with amino-acid sequence MTTSPARTRQDTGELPPLLPAPRRLLKHPRLMHYNRLAALVLLANAAFLWAARPLATPTLGHAALANLALAVLVRQQYVINLLFRLATSAPVSWPLKVRWTLGKVYHFGGLHVGGALAGAAWFLALTVAVTRAGTDLPLITVSWTLVALLALIVATALPPFRSRHHDRFEKIHRFGGWSALTLFWTHTLLSGQGPVPLAVLAVVTFSVALPWLRLRKVDVRVERPSPHVALARFDYGETPFAGSSTAISRSPLTEWHSFANVPAPGRSGFRLTISRAGDWTGSFIDDLPSRVWVKGITTAGVANIEVLFRKVVYVATGSGIGPCLPHLLAAEVPSRLVWATRDPRATYGDALVDEILAVQPHALVWDTSRHGKPDMVRLAHAAYRDFGAEAVICISNKRLTWQVVHGLERRGVPAYGAIWDS
- a CDS encoding enoyl-CoA hydratase-related protein; amino-acid sequence: MNHLKVERDGRVVTVRLHRPHALNALSSELLAELLGLLGPLDQDPEVGCFVVTGSEKVFAAGADIREMAGRSAVDMMSEDYFAAWEDFADLRTPKIAAVAGYALGGGCELAMMCDLVVAGESALFGQPEIKLGVIPGIGGTQRLTRLVGRAKALDLVLTGRTMDAREAERCGLVSRVVPDDRVLAEALEAAAAIASYGRTAVRAARECVDRALESGLRDGLRFERRVFHALFATEDQKEGMTAFLEKRPPRFHGR
- a CDS encoding SanA/YdcF family protein, with amino-acid sequence MRRVTFRRPRLPRTRRGQRRLVQAVMAGCVLALLPATWMYVVAGDRLRTAADVPRTDVAVVFGAGLWDGEPSPYLAHRLDAAAGLYREGRVEVVLVTGDNSREDYDEPDAMRVYLTRHGVPDGRIVSDYAGFDTWDSCVRAKKIFGVDEAVLISQGFHIRRAVALCEAAGVESYGVGVDAVHDATWYYGGAREILAAGKAALDAVFRPDPRFLGPREPGVERALTTAEQPLG